The following nucleotide sequence is from Candidatus Polarisedimenticolia bacterium.
CCAGGCGCCCAGCGCCACCCATCCTCCGCCCGGACGGGCTCCGGGCGGCTTCTCCAGGCCGTATCCCCCGACGGCTTCGCGCATGGCGGCATTATGGCCCAGACCGTCCGCGACCCGTCGCCGTCCACCGGCCGGGGCGGCCGTTCGCCTCCTCCGTCCGGCCGCCCGTCGAAGCGCCGGCACGCCCCGCCGCGCCGGCCCGTACTGTTCGCATGTCCGCGGGGCCGTCTCCCGGCGTTCGGGGTGCCCGCGCGCGACGAGGGAGGTGCCCATGTCTCGAACGGCAGCCTGCGCGATCATCGGCCTTCTGGCGCTGGCCGGCGCCGCCGAAGCGGCCCGCGGCCAGGAGACGGCGGTGAGCATCGACGACTTCGAGGACCGCGACCTCGTCGCCGGCAAGGGGTCGGCCTGGGTTCCCCTCGGAGACGATCTGCTCGGCGGCATGACGACACTCCGCCTGAAGCCGATTCACAAGGGAGCCGGCGGCTCCCGCGGCGCGCTCCGCCTGGGCGGCACGATCGGCTCCGGGCCCGGCGTCTTCGGCGGCGCCTGGACGGCGGTCGCCGACGGCGGCCGCGCGGCGGACCTGGGTCGGCTCACCGGCCTGCGCCTGAGCCTGCGCGGTCAGGGGGACGTGCTGATCGGCGTCCGGTCCGGCCCGATGGCGAAGTCGGTGAACTACATGGCGAAGGTGACGGCGACCCCCGCCTGGAGCACCGTCGAGATCCCTTTCTCTCGCCTGCAGCCGCAGGGGAAGGGACTCGAGAACGAGACCTGGAATCCGCGCGAGGCGCGCTGGCTCGGCGTGCAGACCATCCCGGGAGTTTCCGGACCGTTCTCCATCGAGATCGACGACGTGGCCTGGATCGGCGAGGACGGATCGGGGGCCGCGCCGGTGCCGGCCCCGGGCGAGCCGCCGTCGTCGCGGAGCCTGATCCCGGACGATGCGGCGCCGCTGCGGGCTCTCCCCTGGCGCGAGCTGGCCAGGGACGGCGAGGGGGACGGCCGCCCCGGCCTCCCCGACGCGCGCGCCCTGTTCGTCGCGAACGACCCATCCCGGCCGCTGGCCTGGTTCAGGATCGATCTCCAGGACACCCCGCCCTCCACCTGGATGGGGGTCAACCTCGCCCTCGACACCGACGGAGATCCGGCCAATGGGACCGCCTGGTGGGGGAAGAACACAGCGTTCCACTTCGACCGTCTGGTGACCGCCTGGTTGTTCCGCGTCGGCGAGGCCTACTACGGAACGGTCGGCATCGCCTCTGTCGAGGAGGTGGCGGCGATGAACCTGACCAACCAGGAGGAGGTGCACTTCGCACTGGATCGGAGCGCGAAGCGGGTGTACATCGGGGTGCCGGCCGCCCTGGTCGAATCCGGCGGGGCCCGGGCCGTCGCGGCGGTCGGCTCGGTCTTCGTGTTCAGCGACGACCTGCCGAACGAAGGGGGCGCACAGCTGGGGACCGACGAGCCGAGACGCGCCGGTAATTGACGCCAGGCGCCCGGAGCGCAGA
It contains:
- a CDS encoding CIA30 family protein; protein product: MSRTAACAIIGLLALAGAAEAARGQETAVSIDDFEDRDLVAGKGSAWVPLGDDLLGGMTTLRLKPIHKGAGGSRGALRLGGTIGSGPGVFGGAWTAVADGGRAADLGRLTGLRLSLRGQGDVLIGVRSGPMAKSVNYMAKVTATPAWSTVEIPFSRLQPQGKGLENETWNPREARWLGVQTIPGVSGPFSIEIDDVAWIGEDGSGAAPVPAPGEPPSSRSLIPDDAAPLRALPWRELARDGEGDGRPGLPDARALFVANDPSRPLAWFRIDLQDTPPSTWMGVNLALDTDGDPANGTAWWGKNTAFHFDRLVTAWLFRVGEAYYGTVGIASVEEVAAMNLTNQEEVHFALDRSAKRVYIGVPAALVESGGARAVAAVGSVFVFSDDLPNEGGAQLGTDEPRRAGN